A window of Pullulanibacillus sp. KACC 23026 genomic DNA:
CAGGTTCGGGAAAAACAATGGCATTTGTTCTGCCTATTTTACAGCGGATTCAGCCTGAACAGCATCAGATTCAAGCGCTCATAGTGACACCCACCCGAGAGCTTGCGATTCAAATTACAGCAGAAATTAAGAAGTTAAATCCTGATCCAGGAGCCATACAGTTGCTTGCGGCATATGGCGGGCAAGATGTTGAAAAACAGCTTCATAAGCTGGAAAAAGGCGTACATATTGTGGTCGGGACGCCGGGACGCTTGCTTGATCATGTGAGAAGGGGCACGATCAAATTAGGTGGACTGCGAATGCTCGTTCTCGATGAGGCGGATCAAATGCTTCATTTTGGATTTTTAAAAGAAGTCGAGTCTCTCATACGATTGACGCCAAACAGTCGGCAAACGATGCTGTTTTCAGCGACAATGCCCGATCAAGTGCGTCAATTGTCTAAACAATTTATGCGGAATGCAAAGGACATCCGGATAAAAGCAACGGATGAATTAAAACCTGATATCAAGCAAATCGCCATTGAGACGACAGATCGTACTAAGTTTGACAAGCTTTGTAAAATTATTGATCAATTTCGTCCTTATTTGGCGCTTGTATTTTGTCGAACTAAGCGACGGGCGAGCCATCTTAACGAGTCGTTACTAGGAAAAGGCTATTTGTCTGATGAGCTTCACGGTGACCTGTCACAGGCTAAGCGCGAACGTGTCATGAAGCGATTCCGCGATGCGGAGATTCAAATTCTTGTAGCAACGGATGTGGCCGCTAGGGGTCTAGATGTCCAAGGGGTGACACATGTTATCAATTACGATCTTCCGGCGGACAAAGACAGCTACATTCATCGCATCGGCCGAACAGGGCGCGCAGGTGAATCTGGACTTGCGATTACGTTTGTTGGACCACGTGAGCATGATGAATTTCGGCGACTATATAAAGCAGTCAATGGTCAAATCACTTGGAAGGATATAGATGGAGGGACGCGACCGGCTCCGACTGTTAATGGCCATGACGCCCCGATGAAGTCTGATCGTCGCGAGCGGACGCCAAAGCGAGCTTCCGGAACACAGGGAAGGGAATCGCGAGAACGCACCAGCCGCATGGGTGAAGGGCGTTCTGCCTCTACCTCTAAGGGAAGAAGAGGAAGCGGAAGACCCGGTCAAGAACGTACCCCTGTTAATCGCGAGGAACGTTCGGGGCGACCTGAGCGCAACGATAATCGGCGCCCTTCTCAAAAGCCGGCATCACGTTCAAGAAATTCAAGGCGATCTTCAAGATAAGAGTTAACCGGTTAAGCGCGCATCCTTGGGGAGATTACCGAGGAGGCGCGTTTTAATAGGTAATCTGTCATTAAAGATGCTACAATATTTGTGGTAGTCTGAATAAAGCCTGGGAGGGATTCCATTTGAAAAAAAGACAGCTTGGATCAACCGATTTACATATTAGTGAACTCAGTTTTGGAACTTGGGCCATTGGCGGCAGCTGGGGCCATACAAATGATGCGGAAGCCTTGAGAGGCCTTGAGAAGGCAATGGAGGCCGGAGTTAACTTTTTCGATACGGCTGATGTTTATGGTGACGGCCACAGTGAAGAGCTCCTTGCAAAAGCTACAAAAGGCAAAGAGGACTCCATCTATATTGCGACGAAGTTTTGCCGAGCCGGTGATATCCATGATCCTGCCACTTATTCAAAAGAATCAGTTACGCGTTATGTAGAGGGAAGCCTGAAGCGTCTCCAGCGTGATCAGTTGGACTTGATTCAAATTCACTGTCCGCCATTTGAGATTCTAAAAAATGGGGACGTTTTCAATGTCTTAGATGATCTAAAACAAGAAGGTAAGATCCGCTATTATGGTGTAAGTGTTGAAACGGTAGAAGAAGGGTTATTTTGCCTTGAACAGCCAAATGTCAGCAGCCTGCAGGTCATTTTTAACTTGTTAAGGCAAAAACCGCTTGGTGAGCTGTTTCCTGCAGCCCTTGAGAAAAAAGTGGGCATTCTGGCACGTGTTCCGCTTGCCAGCGGCCTGCTCACAGGAAAGTTTACGAAAGAAGCTACTTTTGAAGCGGATGATCACCGTTCGTTTAATAAAAATGGTGAGGCCTTTAACGTTGGGGAAACATTTGGCGGGCTTGAGTTCGCTAAGGGTGTTGAATTAAGCCAACAGCTTCAATGGATTGCAGAGGGAAGAGGGAACATGACGCGTGCGGCTCTTCGCTGGATTTTGGACCAAGAAGCGGTCACAAGTGTCATTCCTGGCTTTAAAACAGTGGCTCAAGTAGAGGATAACTTAAAGGCAACTGAAGTACCGTCCTTTACAGAAGAAGAACAAGCCCGACTTGCTGAATTTTACCGCGATCAAGTCCATGCACATATTAGAGGGGTTTATTAATTAGCGCCTTTTCGGAATAGATGAGGTTCCCGTGGAAAGCGAGCCAAAAAACAATAAAATTAAATTAAGCTATTTAAAGAAGCCGGTCAGTTTCCTTAATAGGAGGAACTGTGCCGGTTTTATTTATTCTGGGGGAATAGCACACAATATAAGGGGCGAGGAGCATCAAAAATAAAGATTGTTGATGTCCATCTTGAGTAAACAAATTTATAGAAACATGTTATAATGTTGGGGAAAATACCTTTTTTCTAAAGGGTTGTACATACCAGAAGGACATTCGTGCCTTTTCGGTGGATGGTTTCCTCTTAATAAAGTAATAAAAACGGGTCACTAACGCTGTCTATTGATAAAACACTATTTTTTTTAATGGAGGGATTATAGATGGGAAGTCGAAAGTTGGATCAATTTCTTGAAGATAATTTGCAGGATTTAAAATCAAAAGGGCTTTACAATGAAATCGAGCCGCTTGAGAGTGCAAATGGGCCAATGATTCAAATTAAAGGTCAGTCCTTGGTGAATTTATCTTCTAATAATTATTTAGGTCTTGCAACCGATTCGCGCTTAAAAAAGGCGGCGAAGGATGCCATTGAAAAATACGGTGTAGGGGCCGGAGCCGTTCGGACGATTAATGGGACGCTTGATATCCATCTTAAGCTTGAAGAGAAGTTGGCTACGTTTAAACATACGGAGGCAGCGATCGCTTATCAATCCGGTTTTAATTGTAATATGGCGGCTATTTCAGCGGTTATGGACCAGAACGATGCGATTTTGTCTGATGAGCTTAACCATGCTTCGATTATTGATGGCTGCCGCTTATCAAAAGCAAAAGTGATTCGATTTAATCACTCTGACATGGAAGATTTAGATAAAAAAGCAAAGGAAGCAGTAGAGTCGGGCCAATACAATAAAGTCATGGTGATAACGGATGGCGTTTTTTCAATGGATGGGGATGTGGCAAAGCTTCCTGAAATCGTTGAAATTGCCAAAAGGTATGACTTGATTACTTATGTGGACGATGCTCATGGTTCAGGTGTCATGGGAAAAGGCTCGGGAACAGTCAGCCATTTTGGTCTTTCTGATCAAGTCGATTTTCAAATTGGAACCTTGTCTAAGGCCATTGGGGTTGTTGGCGGTTATGTGGCCGGAAAACAAATTCTTATTGATTGGTTGAAAGTAAGAAGCCGTCCATTCTTATTCTCCACCGCTCTGACACCAGCTGATGTAGCGGCTTGCATGGAATCGATTGACCTTTTGCTTGAAAGTACGTCGCTTAATGAAAAACTTTGGGAAAATGGAAGCTATTTAAAGGATGGACTCAAAAAGCTAGGTTTTAATATAGGAGTGAGTGAAACCCCGATAACACCATGTATCATTGGTGATGAGGTGAAAACACAGGCTTTTAGTAAGCGTCTGTATGAAGAGGGCGTGTACGCCAAATCCATTGTTTTCCCAACTGTACCTCGTGGGACTGGCCGGGTCAGAAACATGCCGACAGCAGCCCATACGAAAGAAATGCTGGATCAAGCCTTATCCGTTTATGAAAAAGTTGGGAAAGAACTTGGTGTCATTTAAATTCATACAATACTAATAAATTTATATTTTTTTCGGAGGCCATTCTTGTGGATAAAATACTTGTTACAGGAGCTCTTGGTCAGATTGGTTCAGAACTCACTATGAAGCTAAGGGAGATCTATGGGGCGGATCACGTGTTAGCAACCGATATTCGTCAAATTGAATCGGATGTCGTGCAATCAGGCCCGTTTGAAATTCTAGATGTTACTGATGGGAAGAGAATGCATGAACTTGCCAAGAATTTTAAGGCGGACACAATCATTCACCTGGCCGCTCTTCTCTCAGCAACGGCTGAACGGAATCCGCTTTTTGCCTGGAATTTAAATATGGGCGGTCTGCTTAATGCGTTAGAGGCAGCCAAAGAAACGCAAAGTCAACTTTTTGTCCCGAGTTCAATCGGGGCGTTCGGGCCGTCTACACCGAAAGATCAGACGCCACAGGTGACGATTCAGCGTCCTACCACCATGTATGGAGTCAATAAAGTGGCAGGAGAACTGCTCTGTGATTATTACTTTTGTAAATATGGCGTAGATGCAAGAGGTCTTCGCTTCCCTGGATTAATTTCCTATGTGACACCACCAGGCGGCGGGACTACGGATTATGCGGTTGATATTTATTATCAAGCGGTTAAAACTCGCAGCTATACATCCTTCATAGATAAGGGAACATTTATGGATATGATGTATATGCCGGATGCGCTGCAGGCTGTAGTCCAATTGATGGAGGCAGATTCCGATGCACTTCATCATCGAAATGCCTATAATGTGACCGCTATGAGTGTCGACCCGGAAATGATCGGTGCGGCAATTAGAACGCTTTTACCTGATTTTAAATTGGATTACAAGGTTGATCCGATCAGGCAAGCCATCGCTGAAAGCTGGCCGAATTCAATCGATGCAACGGCGGCCGCTGAAGAATGGGGCTTTACACCTATTTATACGCTTGAGAAGATGACACAAGATATGCTGCAAAAACTCAAACAAAAAGTCGGCTCTAAGTAGAGAGCCGGCTTTTTGCATTTTTAACTAGAGGGTGCCCCTCTAATTAAGAGGGATCAAGGAAAGAGATGTCAGAAAAATGACTTGGAGACCTTTTCAAAAAATGATATATTAAAGGTAATAATTGGTTTTGTAAAGAGATCTAACATAATTGAGATTACTTCCTAACCTATCTTAGTCTTTTTGGTTGGTAAAAAAGATAGATTGTGAAATGGGTTAAATGGAGGACCATTAGCCATATTGCCTTGAGGCTGCCTTATAGTAGACATGGTGCGTTCTTTAGGACGTCTTTTTTTATACTATCAAAACGTATAAGTTGTGCTTAAGATTCTAAGAGAAAAGAAGTGGATTTTTCGCAAAGCATGCATGATGAGAAGAAGTAAAATCATGAAGCAATTAAAGAGAATGATATGAGAAAGCCGAGTTTTTCTAATTAATGGATGGAAGTTCAATTATTCGTAGTAGCAAGGGGAGAGATTTATGGATAGATCTTCAGTAATAGCCCAAAATATGGATAGATCTTCAGTAATAGCCCAAAATAGGATGCTTAATATAAATGTCAATGAGATCCCTAGTATTCATTTTTTATTAGACAGTAACTTGACCATTCAACATCTTTCCCAAAAAGGCATCGAGGTTTTTGAACTTCCTGCTGATTACTACTTACATAAACTTAATTTTATGGATTTAGCTGCATTGACAGACCGAGCGTTGGTCCAAGATTATTTTGAAGTCCTTGAAGAAAATGAGATGAAAGAGAGCGGACTAAGATGCAGACTCGTTTCTCAAACTGGGAAAATAGAGTGGTATGACCTTCAAATGAGGCGCGGTCGAGATTCTGAAAATATAATATATTATAATGTTTATTGTCGGAACTGCACGAATATCGTCTTTTATGAGCAATTTTTGGAAAGCGAAAAAAAGATTATAGAAGCGATTGTGAAAAATTGGGGAATCAATGAGACCATGGATTTGATAGCGACAGAGGTCGAAATGATTACTAGTGGGACTTGTTCCATTATGCTTCTAGAAGATAAGGCGATTCATTTTTCGGCGGCACCAAGCCTATCCGCTGATTTTCATAATTGTGTTCTCGGATTTAAAATTGGTCCTGCTGAAAGTATGATTGGACAATTTTTATATCGACCAAGAGCGATTATGACTCCAGATATTAGACTAGATCCCATTTGGCTCCCTCACAAGGATAAAATTCTTGAGTGGGGCTTTACCGCCTGCTGGTCAAACCCTATCGTCGATCATAGCGATCAAGCAATTGGAGCCCTTGTCATATTTAACAGAGAGCCTCGTTCACCTTCCAAGTATGACCTTAAGGCAATCGATTTATTTTCCCATCTAGTGGAACTCGCGGTCAGGCATCATCAAATTCGCCAATCAGAACTCCAAAAAAGTGAAGAGATATACCGCATGATTGCGGAGAATACATCAGATATCATTGTCCTGTTCGATCGTGAGGGGACGATCACATATGCTTCACCTTCCATTCAAGAAATCTTTGGCTATGCCAACACGCTTATAACCGGAAAGAATATTTGGGATTCTGATATTTATATAGAAACCGAGAATAAAGAAAAGATCATGAAGGCCATTGGCTCCAAAATTAAAATGAACTTTGTCATGGAAACAAGGAACAATGAAGGTCGAAAAATGATTATCGAATCAAGCAGTTCGCCTATTTTAAATTCTGATGGCGAAATTGAAAACTGTGTCATTGTCTCCCGAGATATTACCGAACGCGAGCGGGCAAAACAAGAGATTGAACGCCTCCATTACCAAAATGATTCCATCCTTCATGCGGCCGGAGATGGAATATACGGGATTGACCCGGAAGGCTTGATTATCTTTTGCAACCATTCTGCCGCCACTATTTTGGGCTATGAGGCGAATGCCCTGATTGGAAAGTCGGTGCATCAAATTCTCCATATTCAACAAACGGGTCCGCTTGCGCAAATTCTCCGAACGAGCAAAATTTTGCGCTCTCTAAGAGAAAAAGAAACGTTTCAATCCGATCGGGAACTCTTTGTTCACAAAGAAGGTCACCTTATTCCGGTTGAATTCATTGCCTCACCTATCATGGAACACGGTGAAGTGACGGGAACAGTTGTCACGTTTCGGAATATCTGCGACCGATTAAAGCAGGAAGCGGAAGGGCAAAGAAAAGTGGAGAACTTCCGGAAACAGCAGCAAGCCCTTCAAGAGTTAAATGTGAACATTCATGATTATCCGCTCCATGAGGCGATAAAGATAATGAATGAAAAATCAGTTGAAGTATTGGATATTGATGGCGCAAGTGTCTGGATGTATTCCGAGGACAAACAGGAGTTAGTTTGCCAGGACTTGTTTGAACAGGATAAACAGAAGCATTCGAGTGGGAAACGCTTGGATGTTCTTCCAATCCCCAATTTTTACAAATCCATAAATCAGGATCGCGTATTTGTTTTAGACCGCGGGGATCACCTCTTAAAAGAATTTGTAGCACAGAACTTAAAAGCTAATCAAATTCATTCGGTTGTTGTGGCCCCTCTTTTTACAGGGAAACGATTAATCGGTCTTGTTGCGTTCTCTAAGAAAGAGAATCGTATGAATTGGGATTATGATGAGCAGAATTTTGTTAGAACGATGGCCGACCTTCTTCATTTACTCATTGAGAAGGATGAGCGATTGAAGACGGAAGAATTGCTCCGAAAGACAGAGAAATTGTCTGTTGTCGGGCAGTTGGCAGCAGGCGTTGCCCATGAAATTCGTAATCCATTAACCTCTTTAAAAGGGTTTTTGCAATTAATGAGCGATCGGAACGAATCAGAGGAACAAGAACAATTTTATGAGATCATGTTATCGGAGATTGATCGCATTCATTTTATATCGGGTGAACTCCTGCTGTTAGCTAAACCTCAGGCTCATCACTTTTCTGAAGTTGAACTTGTGAATATGTGTCAGCAGGTGCTTAAATTATTTGAAACAGAGGCCCATCTCCATAATGTTCAATTTGAATTCTATAATCAGATTGAGCACGAGGAGGCATGGATAGAGGGACAGCCTGATCAATTAAAACAAGTGTTGGTTAA
This region includes:
- a CDS encoding DEAD/DEAH box helicase — its product is MTFDKLGVSQALIEKLKEQGIAQPTPIQEEAIPLLLSGRDVIGRAETGSGKTMAFVLPILQRIQPEQHQIQALIVTPTRELAIQITAEIKKLNPDPGAIQLLAAYGGQDVEKQLHKLEKGVHIVVGTPGRLLDHVRRGTIKLGGLRMLVLDEADQMLHFGFLKEVESLIRLTPNSRQTMLFSATMPDQVRQLSKQFMRNAKDIRIKATDELKPDIKQIAIETTDRTKFDKLCKIIDQFRPYLALVFCRTKRRASHLNESLLGKGYLSDELHGDLSQAKRERVMKRFRDAEIQILVATDVAARGLDVQGVTHVINYDLPADKDSYIHRIGRTGRAGESGLAITFVGPREHDEFRRLYKAVNGQITWKDIDGGTRPAPTVNGHDAPMKSDRRERTPKRASGTQGRESRERTSRMGEGRSASTSKGRRGSGRPGQERTPVNREERSGRPERNDNRRPSQKPASRSRNSRRSSR
- a CDS encoding L-threonine 3-dehydrogenase, translated to MDKILVTGALGQIGSELTMKLREIYGADHVLATDIRQIESDVVQSGPFEILDVTDGKRMHELAKNFKADTIIHLAALLSATAERNPLFAWNLNMGGLLNALEAAKETQSQLFVPSSIGAFGPSTPKDQTPQVTIQRPTTMYGVNKVAGELLCDYYFCKYGVDARGLRFPGLISYVTPPGGGTTDYAVDIYYQAVKTRSYTSFIDKGTFMDMMYMPDALQAVVQLMEADSDALHHRNAYNVTAMSVDPEMIGAAIRTLLPDFKLDYKVDPIRQAIAESWPNSIDATAAAEEWGFTPIYTLEKMTQDMLQKLKQKVGSK
- a CDS encoding aldo/keto reductase, with amino-acid sequence MKKRQLGSTDLHISELSFGTWAIGGSWGHTNDAEALRGLEKAMEAGVNFFDTADVYGDGHSEELLAKATKGKEDSIYIATKFCRAGDIHDPATYSKESVTRYVEGSLKRLQRDQLDLIQIHCPPFEILKNGDVFNVLDDLKQEGKIRYYGVSVETVEEGLFCLEQPNVSSLQVIFNLLRQKPLGELFPAALEKKVGILARVPLASGLLTGKFTKEATFEADDHRSFNKNGEAFNVGETFGGLEFAKGVELSQQLQWIAEGRGNMTRAALRWILDQEAVTSVIPGFKTVAQVEDNLKATEVPSFTEEEQARLAEFYRDQVHAHIRGVY
- a CDS encoding glycine C-acetyltransferase, translating into MGSRKLDQFLEDNLQDLKSKGLYNEIEPLESANGPMIQIKGQSLVNLSSNNYLGLATDSRLKKAAKDAIEKYGVGAGAVRTINGTLDIHLKLEEKLATFKHTEAAIAYQSGFNCNMAAISAVMDQNDAILSDELNHASIIDGCRLSKAKVIRFNHSDMEDLDKKAKEAVESGQYNKVMVITDGVFSMDGDVAKLPEIVEIAKRYDLITYVDDAHGSGVMGKGSGTVSHFGLSDQVDFQIGTLSKAIGVVGGYVAGKQILIDWLKVRSRPFLFSTALTPADVAACMESIDLLLESTSLNEKLWENGSYLKDGLKKLGFNIGVSETPITPCIIGDEVKTQAFSKRLYEEGVYAKSIVFPTVPRGTGRVRNMPTAAHTKEMLDQALSVYEKVGKELGVI
- a CDS encoding PAS domain S-box protein gives rise to the protein MDRSSVIAQNMDRSSVIAQNRMLNINVNEIPSIHFLLDSNLTIQHLSQKGIEVFELPADYYLHKLNFMDLAALTDRALVQDYFEVLEENEMKESGLRCRLVSQTGKIEWYDLQMRRGRDSENIIYYNVYCRNCTNIVFYEQFLESEKKIIEAIVKNWGINETMDLIATEVEMITSGTCSIMLLEDKAIHFSAAPSLSADFHNCVLGFKIGPAESMIGQFLYRPRAIMTPDIRLDPIWLPHKDKILEWGFTACWSNPIVDHSDQAIGALVIFNREPRSPSKYDLKAIDLFSHLVELAVRHHQIRQSELQKSEEIYRMIAENTSDIIVLFDREGTITYASPSIQEIFGYANTLITGKNIWDSDIYIETENKEKIMKAIGSKIKMNFVMETRNNEGRKMIIESSSSPILNSDGEIENCVIVSRDITERERAKQEIERLHYQNDSILHAAGDGIYGIDPEGLIIFCNHSAATILGYEANALIGKSVHQILHIQQTGPLAQILRTSKILRSLREKETFQSDRELFVHKEGHLIPVEFIASPIMEHGEVTGTVVTFRNICDRLKQEAEGQRKVENFRKQQQALQELNVNIHDYPLHEAIKIMNEKSVEVLDIDGASVWMYSEDKQELVCQDLFEQDKQKHSSGKRLDVLPIPNFYKSINQDRVFVLDRGDHLLKEFVAQNLKANQIHSVVVAPLFTGKRLIGLVAFSKKENRMNWDYDEQNFVRTMADLLHLLIEKDERLKTEELLRKTEKLSVVGQLAAGVAHEIRNPLTSLKGFLQLMSDRNESEEQEQFYEIMLSEIDRIHFISGELLLLAKPQAHHFSEVELVNMCQQVLKLFETEAHLHNVQFEFYNQIEHEEAWIEGQPDQLKQVLVNIIKNGIEAMSASGGIMTVYLRLINGYYEIAIQDQGVGISEERMEKLGEPFYTTKEKGTGLGLMVSYRIIEAHRGTIKVKSQLNVGTTIKVRLPQINKNGIITNSHS